The Acidicapsa ligni genome has a window encoding:
- a CDS encoding phosphatidylinositol-specific phospholipase C1-like protein, with protein sequence MRNLLTILPAIILFSLCAVAQQTSAAKQDQSVRINEIQVIGSHNSYHTGIAPSEHKLIEQQNPKAMRALDYEHKPLGDQLSGGVRQLEIDIYADSKGGRYSHPTIVDKVAAAGLPADPDFDPNHEMDKPGFKVMHVLNVDQRSSCHTLIACLTTIRSWSNLNPGHVPIFILIETKQGRPGTEASPSGPEPFTAATFDALDAEIRSVFSSKEMITPDEVRGSYATLFEAIQNSGKDTAGRKSGGWPTLAESRGKVIFLMDQRPVEAIYTEGHLHFVAG encoded by the coding sequence AACAAGATCAGTCCGTCCGTATCAACGAGATCCAGGTGATCGGAAGCCACAACAGTTATCACACGGGTATCGCGCCCAGTGAGCACAAGTTGATTGAGCAACAGAATCCGAAGGCAATGCGCGCACTCGACTATGAGCATAAGCCACTTGGCGACCAACTCTCCGGCGGTGTTCGCCAACTCGAGATTGATATTTATGCCGACTCCAAGGGTGGCCGGTATTCTCATCCGACAATCGTAGATAAGGTGGCTGCGGCAGGGTTGCCTGCTGATCCGGATTTCGATCCAAACCATGAGATGGATAAGCCTGGCTTCAAGGTGATGCATGTGCTGAATGTAGATCAGCGCAGTTCCTGCCACACCTTAATCGCCTGCCTTACGACGATTCGAAGCTGGTCCAATCTGAACCCCGGGCATGTGCCGATCTTCATTCTCATCGAGACCAAACAAGGGCGTCCGGGAACTGAGGCTTCTCCGAGTGGGCCGGAACCATTTACAGCCGCAACCTTCGACGCGCTCGACGCCGAGATACGCTCTGTTTTTTCTTCGAAAGAGATGATCACACCGGATGAGGTGCGAGGCAGCTACGCGACGCTCTTTGAGGCTATCCAGAATAGTGGAAAAGATACTGCGGGTAGAAAATCCGGTGGCTGGCCCACGTTGGCAGAGTCTCGCGGCAAGGTGATCTTTCTGATGGATCAGCGCCCGGTAGAAGCAATTTATACCGAAGGCCATCTTCACTTCGTGGCCGGATGA